Proteins encoded within one genomic window of Fusarium musae strain F31 chromosome 4, whole genome shotgun sequence:
- a CDS encoding hypothetical protein (MEROPS:MER0026262) — protein MGDLSHLSDHIGSFSLSSIHPADPAYTPLLYRLREETFQNRTTQVRHGSYLRRFTRDTSFNIAEAIKENSGIDLNNFMRRHGLTGCVVVQNGAIKLEEYRHGNSQASRNDVQSVTKSFVATALAIAQQEGKLSVNDPVSRHVEELKGTAWADVPLLALSSMSSGVVEQSEEERPADVPNPMYATELYPQTDPEAVVNWLKTSRKVAEPWQEFHYYNPNYYVLSTAISRATGEPLNEYISHTIWDPAGMQYDGYIRTTGAGHVDGHGGLSITLTDMARFGCFILETFKDGGKGPSVPPGWFQDISDAKNSVGARALQPDNFVSNFGYESGWWTTGRGDKEYKMGDDGAFAAIGMYGQSIYIVPKLDAVIAIQSGYPEHELDLFTKNAELATAILKALREW, from the coding sequence ATGGGAGACTTGTCACATTTGAGTGATCATATCGGAAGCTTCAGCTTATCATCTATTCACCCGGCTGACCCAGCTTACACTCCGCTCCTCTATCGGCTCCGCGAAGAAACCTTCCAGAACCGAACAACTCAAGTCAGACATGGCTCTTATCTCAGACGGTTTACTCGAGATACTTCCTTCAACATAGCTGAAGCTATCAAGGAAAACTCCGGGATTGATCTTAACAATTTCATGCGCCGGCATGGATTGACCGGCTGCGTTGTTGTTCAGAATGGAGCCATAAAACTCGAAGAATACAGACACGGAAACTCTCAAGCATCTCGTAACGACGTTCAATCAGTCACAAAATCTTTCGTCGCAACAGCTCTGGCTATTGCGCAGCAAGAAGGAAAACTATCCGTCAACGACCCAGTATCTCGACATGTCGAAGAGCTGAAAGGAACTGCTTGGGCAGACGTGCCACTTCTTGCTCTGTCTAGTATGTCTTCAGGGGTAGTTGAACAATCCGAAGAAGAGCGTCCCGCCGATGTGCCCAATCCCATGTATGCCACTGAGCTTTATCCTCAAACGGATCCTGAAGCTGTCGTCAACTGGCTCAAGACTTCGAGGAAAGTGGCTGAGCCTTGGCAAGAGTTTCACTACTACAACCCGAACTATTATGTGCTGTCGACAGCGATTTCACGTGCAACCGGAGAGCCTCTGAACGAATACATCTCGCACACGATATGGGATCCTGCTGGAATGCAATACGATGGGTACATACGAACAACAGGCGCAGGACACGTGGATGGCCACGGAGGTCTCTCGATAACTTTGACAGATATGGCACGCTTCGGGTGTTTTATTCTTGAAACTTTCAAAGACGGAGGGAAAGGCCCTTCAGTGCCACCCGGCTGGTTCCAAGACATCTCTGATGCCAAGAACAGTGTCGGAGCCAGGGCTCTTCAACCGGATAATTTTGTCTCCAACTTTGGCTATGAAAGCGGTTGGTGGACGACAGGCAGGGGGGACAAGGAGTATAAAATGGGAGACGATGGTGCGTTTGCGGCGATTGGTATGTATGGCCAGTCTATTTACATAGTCCCAAAGTTGGACGCCGTGATCGCTATCCAATCTGGTTACCCAGAGCATGAGTTGGACTTGTTCACAAAAAACGCAGAGCTGGCGACTGCGATACTCAAGGCACTGAGGGAATGGTGA